In Phreatobacter stygius, a genomic segment contains:
- the phnD gene encoding phosphonate ABC transporter substrate-binding protein — MFNRRKVLAGLAGLALAATAVQAQTQGWQSRYPELVFAVIPAENASGVTERYGPFVEYLSRELGTKVTLRIANDYAAVIEGQRAGQIHLAYYGPASYVRARTVTNGVVDPFVTSINSDGSIGYYSVLYVRADNPATKIEDLRGKNLCLVDPNSTSGNNVPRFALSKLGIANPDQFFARVVYAGSHENAVTAVQQGTCDAAFNWWNSETDSNLSRMANKNMVRAEDFKMIFKSDLIAGSPYAFITTLPEEARAAIVKAFMEAPARAKAAFDRLSDGKDLGFHAVTHRDYEPIVELQKFVDQMRRART; from the coding sequence ATGTTCAACCGTCGCAAAGTGCTGGCCGGCCTCGCCGGCCTCGCCCTTGCCGCCACCGCCGTCCAGGCCCAGACGCAGGGCTGGCAGAGCCGCTATCCCGAATTGGTGTTCGCCGTCATCCCGGCCGAGAACGCCTCGGGCGTGACCGAGCGCTACGGACCCTTCGTCGAATATCTGTCGCGCGAGCTCGGCACCAAGGTGACGCTGCGCATCGCCAATGACTATGCCGCGGTCATCGAGGGCCAGCGCGCCGGCCAGATCCATCTCGCCTATTACGGCCCGGCGTCCTACGTCCGCGCCCGCACCGTCACCAACGGCGTCGTCGACCCCTTCGTCACCTCGATCAATTCGGACGGTTCGATCGGCTATTATTCGGTGCTTTATGTGCGCGCCGACAATCCGGCGACAAAGATAGAGGACCTGCGCGGCAAGAACCTCTGTCTGGTCGATCCCAACTCGACCTCCGGCAACAACGTGCCGCGTTTTGCTCTGAGCAAGCTCGGCATCGCCAATCCCGACCAGTTCTTCGCCCGCGTCGTCTATGCCGGATCACATGAGAACGCCGTGACCGCCGTGCAGCAGGGCACCTGCGATGCCGCCTTCAACTGGTGGAACTCGGAGACCGACTCCAACCTCTCGCGCATGGCCAACAAGAACATGGTGCGTGCCGAGGACTTCAAGATGATCTTCAAGTCCGACCTGATCGCCGGTTCGCCTTATGCCTTCATCACCACCCTGCCGGAAGAGGCGCGGGCGGCCATCGTCAAGGCTTTCATGGAAGCGCCGGCCAGGGCCAAGGCCGCCTTCGACCGCCTGTCCGACGGCAAGGATCTCGGTTTCCACGCGGTCACCCATCGCGACTACGAGCCGATCGTCGAACTGCAGAAATTCGTCGATCAGATGCGCCGCGCGCGGACCTGA
- a CDS encoding alpha-D-ribose 1-methylphosphonate 5-triphosphate diphosphatase has translation MRATTDKGSASLFARRVILADREVAATIVVENGDIVGLEEDRQRSDAIDCGDDLIIPGLVELHTDHLEPHYAPRPKVYWDPLSAVFAYDAQIAASGITTVFDSLRVGRDDDRPGVSDALLELSEAIEAAKNTGLLRADHHTHLRCEIPSRGVVEEAADYLARFDVRLMSLMDHTPGQRQFRDEEKQRIYYRGKSGLNEDELTGLFEARKARSAIIAEPNKRGLVALAHGRRIALASHDDTLEEHVTESLADQVSIAEFPTTVEAARASHAAGISVLMGAPNVVRGGSHSGNVSAVELAEAGVLDILSSDYVPISLIQGAFGLAGVPAMGGLPGAIRTVSKTPAAATGMTDRGEIALGKRGDLVRVALVGNQPVVRQVWRTGLRIS, from the coding sequence ATGAGAGCAACCACCGACAAGGGCTCAGCGTCGCTCTTCGCCCGCCGCGTCATTCTCGCCGACCGCGAGGTCGCGGCCACCATCGTCGTCGAGAACGGCGACATCGTCGGGCTCGAAGAGGACCGGCAGCGGTCGGACGCCATCGATTGTGGCGACGACCTGATCATTCCGGGCCTCGTCGAACTGCACACCGACCACCTGGAGCCGCATTACGCGCCGCGGCCCAAGGTCTATTGGGATCCGCTCTCGGCGGTCTTCGCTTATGACGCGCAGATTGCCGCCTCCGGCATTACCACGGTGTTCGACAGCCTCAGGGTTGGCCGCGATGACGACCGGCCGGGTGTTTCGGATGCCCTGCTGGAACTCTCCGAGGCGATCGAAGCGGCCAAAAACACCGGGCTCTTGCGCGCCGACCATCACACCCACCTGCGTTGTGAGATCCCCTCGCGCGGCGTGGTCGAGGAGGCCGCCGACTATCTCGCCCGCTTCGACGTGCGGCTGATGTCGCTGATGGACCACACGCCCGGCCAGCGCCAATTCCGCGACGAGGAGAAGCAACGGATCTATTACCGCGGCAAGAGCGGGCTGAACGAGGACGAACTGACCGGCCTGTTCGAGGCGCGCAAGGCGCGCTCCGCCATCATTGCCGAGCCGAACAAGCGCGGCCTGGTGGCGCTCGCCCATGGCCGCCGGATCGCATTGGCGAGCCATGACGACACGCTGGAAGAGCACGTCACGGAATCGCTGGCCGACCAGGTGTCGATCGCCGAATTCCCGACCACGGTGGAGGCTGCCAGGGCGTCCCACGCCGCCGGCATCTCGGTGCTGATGGGCGCGCCCAATGTGGTGCGCGGCGGCTCCCATTCCGGCAATGTCTCGGCGGTCGAGCTGGCGGAGGCCGGCGTGCTCGACATTCTGTCTTCCGACTATGTGCCGATCAGCCTGATCCAGGGCGCCTTCGGGCTTGCCGGCGTGCCGGCCATGGGCGGCCTTCCCGGCGCTATCCGTACGGTGTCCAAGACCCCGGCGGCGGCGACCGGCATGACCGATCGCGGCGAGATCGCGCTCGGCAAGCGCGGCGATCTGGTGCGCGTGGCGCTGGTCGGCAACCAGCCGGTGGTCCGCCAGGTCTGGCGCACCGGCCTCAGGATCTCCTGA
- a CDS encoding carbon-phosphorus lyase complex subunit PhnI, with the protein MYVAVKGGERAIDNAHTLLAHARRGDPAIAEVVPAQIREQLTLAVDRVMTEGSLYDRDLAALAIKQARGDLVEAAFLIRAFRTTLPRFGASEPVDTAAMAVQRRVSATFKDIPGGQVLGPTFDYTHRLLDFMLEAGAPVAEPPTAPADDTAMPRVTDLLGHDDLIERNPEAEPGAPVGDLTREPLDFPADRDLRLQNLARGDEGFLLALGYSTQRGYGRTHPFAGEIRLGEVELEFVTEDVGFAVPLGDLTITECQMVTQFKGSSTEAPRFTRGYGLAFGHCERKTMAMALVDRALRARELGEEITAPAQDEEFMLMHSDNVQATGFVEHLKLPHYVDFQAELGLVRKMRQELAERQDLAEKNRLAPLKDAAE; encoded by the coding sequence ATGTATGTGGCAGTCAAAGGCGGCGAACGCGCCATCGACAATGCGCACACGCTGCTCGCCCATGCCAGGCGCGGCGATCCGGCCATTGCCGAAGTCGTCCCGGCGCAGATCCGCGAACAGCTGACATTGGCGGTCGACCGGGTGATGACCGAGGGCTCGCTTTATGACCGCGACCTCGCGGCGCTCGCCATCAAGCAGGCGCGCGGCGATCTCGTCGAAGCCGCCTTCCTGATCCGCGCCTTCCGCACCACCTTGCCGCGCTTCGGCGCGAGCGAACCGGTCGACACCGCCGCCATGGCGGTGCAGCGGCGCGTTTCGGCGACCTTCAAGGACATCCCGGGCGGCCAGGTTCTGGGCCCGACCTTCGACTACACCCATCGCCTGCTCGATTTCATGCTGGAAGCCGGCGCTCCGGTCGCCGAGCCGCCGACCGCGCCGGCCGACGACACGGCCATGCCGCGGGTCACCGACCTGCTCGGCCATGACGACCTGATCGAGCGCAACCCCGAGGCCGAACCCGGCGCGCCGGTCGGCGATCTCACCCGCGAACCGCTGGATTTTCCGGCCGACCGGGATCTCCGTCTGCAAAATCTTGCGCGCGGCGACGAAGGCTTCCTGCTGGCCTTGGGTTATTCGACCCAGCGCGGTTATGGCCGCACCCATCCCTTCGCCGGCGAAATCCGGCTCGGCGAGGTCGAGCTCGAATTCGTCACCGAGGATGTCGGTTTCGCCGTGCCGCTCGGCGACCTCACCATCACCGAATGCCAGATGGTCACCCAGTTCAAGGGCTCGTCGACCGAGGCGCCGCGCTTCACCCGCGGTTACGGCCTGGCCTTCGGCCATTGCGAACGCAAGACCATGGCCATGGCCCTGGTCGACCGGGCGCTGCGCGCCCGTGAACTCGGCGAGGAGATCACCGCGCCGGCCCAGGACGAGGAATTCATGCTGATGCATTCCGACAACGTCCAGGCCACCGGCTTCGTCGAACACCTGAAACTGCCGCACTATGTCGACTTCCAGGCCGAACTCGGCCTGGTCCGCAAGATGCGTCAGGAACTGGCCGAGCGGCAGGACCTTGCCGAGAAGAACCGGCTCGCCCCGCTGAAGGATGCCGCGGAATGA
- the phnE gene encoding phosphonate ABC transporter, permease protein PhnE, whose protein sequence is MTANALHPVVAEARAREAELRTRYPAVFTASLGHRVKVVGTLAAFAALLLFGLVQLEFSLPKMLFGLGKLAEFLWRMIPPSTGSWAKFLIYLHALAETVAIAFLGVMAAALLAFPFGFLAAKNVIPNAIVHFLSRRFLDTIRGVDELIWALIWVSVVGLGPFAGVLALVTANFGTFGKLFSEAVEAADRKAVEGVASVGGSRLDGMRFGLLPQILPVIGSQVLYYFESNTRSATIIGIVGAGGIGLHLAEQIRVLEYQHVSALILMILLTVVAIDLVSTRLRHALIGDSASRR, encoded by the coding sequence ATGACCGCCAATGCCCTGCATCCCGTGGTCGCCGAGGCGCGCGCCCGCGAGGCCGAATTGCGGACCCGCTACCCGGCCGTCTTCACCGCCTCGCTCGGCCATCGCGTCAAGGTCGTCGGGACGCTTGCCGCTTTCGCCGCGCTGCTGCTCTTCGGCCTCGTCCAGCTCGAGTTTTCCCTGCCGAAAATGCTCTTCGGCCTCGGCAAGCTCGCCGAATTCCTCTGGCGCATGATCCCGCCCTCGACCGGCAGCTGGGCGAAGTTCCTGATCTACCTGCATGCCCTCGCGGAGACCGTGGCGATCGCCTTCCTCGGTGTCATGGCGGCGGCCCTGCTCGCCTTTCCTTTCGGCTTTCTCGCCGCCAAGAACGTCATCCCCAATGCGATCGTTCACTTCCTGTCGCGACGCTTTCTCGACACCATCCGGGGTGTCGACGAGCTGATCTGGGCCTTGATCTGGGTCAGTGTGGTTGGCCTTGGCCCCTTCGCCGGCGTGCTGGCGCTGGTCACCGCCAATTTCGGCACGTTCGGCAAGCTGTTTTCCGAAGCCGTCGAGGCGGCCGACCGCAAGGCCGTCGAGGGCGTCGCTTCGGTTGGCGGCAGCAGGCTCGACGGCATGCGTTTCGGCCTGTTGCCGCAGATCCTGCCGGTCATCGGCAGCCAGGTGCTCTATTATTTCGAGAGCAATACCCGCTCGGCCACCATTATCGGCATTGTCGGCGCCGGCGGCATCGGCCTGCATCTGGCCGAACAGATCCGCGTGCTGGAATATCAGCACGTCTCGGCCCTGATCCTGATGATCCTGCTGACCGTCGTGGCGATCGATCTGGTCTCCACCCGCCTGCGTCACGCACTGATCGGCGACAGCGCCAGCCGGCGCTGA
- the phnN gene encoding phosphonate metabolism protein/1,5-bisphosphokinase (PRPP-forming) PhnN: MPGAQDRAPLDGPARIGPGRLVLVVGPSGAGKDTLIDAARRRLAGSDAVLFPSRVVTRPPSAAEANAEVDAATFATLARVGGFALSWSAHGHDYGIPIAIDHLLTEGRTVVCNVSRSILEAARRRYEAVIVVEITAPAAVLAARIAARGRSSDGDATARVARLVETVAPADLTILNDGPVEAAIQQFLAIVDGPAKPVRATR, encoded by the coding sequence ATGCCCGGCGCCCAGGATCGCGCACCACTCGACGGCCCTGCCCGGATCGGGCCGGGCCGGCTGGTGCTGGTGGTCGGCCCGAGCGGTGCCGGCAAGGACACCTTGATCGACGCGGCGCGCCGGCGGCTCGCCGGCAGCGATGCCGTGCTGTTCCCGAGCCGCGTGGTGACCCGCCCGCCATCGGCGGCGGAAGCCAATGCCGAGGTCGATGCCGCGACCTTCGCGACCCTGGCCAGGGTCGGCGGCTTCGCGCTGTCCTGGTCGGCACATGGCCATGACTATGGCATTCCGATCGCCATCGATCACCTGCTGACCGAGGGCCGCACCGTCGTCTGCAATGTCTCGCGCAGCATTCTGGAAGCCGCGCGCCGGCGCTACGAGGCGGTGATCGTGGTCGAGATCACCGCTCCGGCGGCCGTGCTGGCGGCCCGCATCGCGGCACGCGGCCGGTCGAGCGACGGCGATGCGACAGCGCGGGTGGCCCGTCTCGTCGAGACCGTGGCGCCGGCCGACCTGACCATTCTCAACGACGGCCCGGTCGAAGCCGCGATCCAGCAGTTCCTGGCCATTGTCGACGGGCCAGCCAAGCCGGTGCGTGCCACCCGCTGA
- a CDS encoding alpha-D-ribose 1-methylphosphonate 5-phosphate C-P-lyase PhnJ: MTAHYNFAYLDEQTKRMIRRAILKAIAIPGYQVPFASREMPMPYGWGTGGVQVTAAILGADDVLKVIDQGADDTTNAVSIRKFFEKTSDVATTTATADATIIQTRHRIPEKTLTDRQVLVYQVPIPEPLRFLEPRETETRVMHALEDYGLMHVKLYEDIATHGHIATTYAYPVKVEGRYVMDPSPTPKFDNPKMDDCAALQLFGAGREKRIYAVPPYSSVVSLDFEDHPFEPTKFDRPCDLCGARHTYLDEVITDDRGGRMFVCSDTDHCEERRAEGHRGELLGEAPKAIAGKAIAGATS; encoded by the coding sequence ATGACCGCCCACTATAATTTCGCCTATCTGGACGAGCAGACCAAACGGATGATTCGCCGAGCCATCCTGAAGGCCATTGCCATTCCCGGCTATCAGGTTCCCTTCGCCTCGCGGGAAATGCCCATGCCTTACGGCTGGGGCACCGGCGGCGTGCAGGTGACCGCCGCGATCCTCGGCGCCGACGACGTCTTGAAGGTGATCGACCAGGGCGCCGACGACACCACCAATGCCGTGTCGATCCGCAAGTTTTTCGAGAAGACCTCCGATGTCGCCACCACCACGGCGACGGCGGATGCGACCATCATCCAGACCCGCCACCGCATCCCCGAGAAGACGCTGACCGACCGCCAGGTGTTGGTCTATCAGGTGCCGATCCCCGAGCCGCTGCGCTTCCTGGAGCCGCGCGAGACCGAAACCCGCGTCATGCATGCGCTGGAAGACTACGGCCTCATGCATGTGAAGCTCTATGAGGACATCGCCACCCACGGCCATATCGCCACGACCTATGCCTATCCGGTGAAGGTCGAGGGCCGTTATGTCATGGACCCCTCGCCGACGCCGAAATTCGACAATCCGAAGATGGATGACTGCGCCGCCCTGCAGCTGTTCGGGGCCGGCCGCGAAAAGCGCATCTACGCGGTGCCGCCCTATTCGAGCGTGGTGTCGCTCGATTTCGAGGACCATCCCTTCGAGCCGACCAAATTCGACCGGCCCTGCGATCTCTGCGGTGCGCGCCACACCTATCTCGACGAGGTCATCACCGACGACCGCGGCGGCCGCATGTTCGTCTGTTCCGATACCGACCATTGCGAGGAGCGCCGGGCGGAGGGCCATCGCGGCGAACTGCTGGGCGAGGCGCCCAAGGCCATCGCTGGGAAGGCCATCGCGGGAGCGACGTCATGA
- the phnL gene encoding phosphonate C-P lyase system protein PhnL: protein MSAILTLDNVAKSFVMHLQDGLTIPVVNGVSLTVKPGECIVLGGPSGAGKSSILKMIYGNYRVDSGAIRVVAQTTVAQTTFASETAGAETVDIATAAPRRVLALRRRTIGYVSQFLRVIPRVPALAVVAEAAIAFGIERAEAEARARTLLTRLNVPERLWSLPPATFSGGEQQRVNIARGFIADHPILLLDEPTASLDARNRAAVVELIDTKKADGTAIVGIFHDDDVRERVATRIVDVTTFAARAA from the coding sequence ATGAGCGCGATCCTGACCCTCGACAATGTCGCCAAGAGTTTCGTCATGCACCTGCAGGACGGCTTGACGATTCCCGTCGTCAACGGCGTTTCGCTGACCGTGAAGCCTGGCGAGTGCATTGTGCTCGGCGGCCCCTCCGGCGCCGGCAAGTCGTCGATCCTGAAAATGATCTACGGCAATTACCGCGTCGATTCCGGCGCCATCCGCGTCGTTGCCCAAACCACCGTCGCCCAAACCACCTTCGCCAGCGAAACGGCCGGTGCCGAGACCGTCGACATCGCCACCGCGGCACCCCGGCGCGTGCTGGCGCTGCGCCGCCGCACCATTGGTTATGTCTCGCAGTTCCTGCGGGTCATTCCGCGTGTGCCGGCACTCGCCGTGGTCGCCGAGGCAGCCATTGCCTTCGGCATCGAGCGCGCCGAGGCGGAAGCCCGCGCCCGGACGCTGCTGACCCGCTTGAATGTCCCCGAGCGGCTCTGGTCCCTGCCGCCGGCGACCTTTTCCGGCGGCGAGCAGCAGCGCGTCAACATCGCGCGCGGTTTCATAGCCGACCATCCCATTCTGCTGCTTGACGAACCGACCGCTTCGCTGGATGCCAGGAACCGCGCCGCGGTGGTCGAGCTGATCGACACCAAGAAGGCCGACGGCACGGCGATCGTCGGCATTTTCCACGATGACGACGTCCGCGAACGGGTCGCGACCCGCATCGTCGACGTCACCACATTCGCCGCACGTGCCGCATGA
- the phnK gene encoding phosphonate C-P lyase system protein PhnK: MTDQPLMTADSLSKFYGARTGCRDVSFDLHAGEVLAVVGESGSGKSTLLKLLSGQMPPSAGQVMYAMRDGVTRDIVSLSEAERRFLFRTDWGFVHQDAAAGLRMGVSAGANVGERLMAVGWRHYGRIRDEAETWLERVEIDRDRIDDKPTAYSGGMRQRLQIARNLVTNPRLVFMDEPTGGLDVSVQARLLDLVRGLVADLGLAAIVVTHDLAVARLLSHRILVMKDGRAIETGLTDQVLDDPREPYTQLLVSSILQP; the protein is encoded by the coding sequence ATGACCGACCAGCCATTGATGACCGCCGACAGCCTGTCGAAATTCTACGGCGCCCGCACCGGCTGCCGCGACGTGTCGTTCGATCTCCACGCCGGCGAGGTGCTGGCGGTGGTCGGCGAATCCGGCTCGGGCAAGTCGACGCTCCTGAAGCTGCTCTCCGGCCAGATGCCGCCCTCCGCCGGCCAGGTGATGTATGCCATGCGCGACGGCGTCACCCGCGACATCGTTTCGCTCTCGGAAGCCGAGCGGCGTTTCCTGTTTCGCACCGACTGGGGGTTCGTCCACCAGGACGCGGCCGCCGGCCTGCGCATGGGCGTCTCGGCCGGCGCCAATGTCGGCGAACGGCTGATGGCGGTCGGCTGGCGTCACTACGGCCGGATCCGCGACGAGGCCGAGACCTGGCTCGAACGCGTCGAGATCGACCGCGACCGGATCGACGACAAGCCCACCGCCTATTCCGGCGGCATGCGCCAGCGCCTGCAGATCGCCCGCAACCTGGTGACCAATCCGCGCCTCGTCTTCATGGACGAACCGACCGGCGGCCTCGACGTCTCGGTCCAGGCGCGCCTGCTCGATCTGGTCCGCGGCCTGGTTGCCGATCTTGGCCTTGCGGCCATCGTCGTCACCCATGATCTCGCCGTCGCGCGGCTCCTGTCCCACCGCATTCTGGTGATGAAGGATGGCCGCGCCATCGAGACCGGCCTCACCGACCAGGTGCTGGACGATCCCCGCGAGCCCTATACCCAGCTGCTCGTCTCTTCGATCCTGCAGCCGTGA
- the phnG gene encoding phosphonate C-P lyase system protein PhnG — MIKAVTDTDSRSDTSQAARKTAMAITARATSAELALIETAIAPMPAVRTLRAPEIGLVMVRGRIGGDGAPFNLGEATVTRAAVALPSGEIGFGHVLGRDGEKARLAALADALWQNQTHRAAVEAVLQPVRERLATEKTLKAERTAATRVDFFTMVRGDN, encoded by the coding sequence ATGATCAAAGCAGTGACCGACACCGATTCCAGATCCGACACCAGCCAGGCCGCCCGCAAGACCGCCATGGCCATCACCGCGCGCGCCACATCAGCCGAACTGGCGCTGATCGAGACCGCGATCGCGCCCATGCCGGCGGTCCGGACGCTGCGAGCGCCCGAGATCGGCCTCGTCATGGTGCGCGGCCGGATCGGCGGCGACGGCGCGCCGTTCAATCTCGGCGAGGCGACCGTCACCCGCGCCGCCGTTGCGCTGCCGAGCGGCGAGATCGGTTTCGGCCACGTGCTCGGGCGCGACGGCGAGAAGGCCCGGCTGGCCGCGCTTGCCGATGCGCTCTGGCAGAACCAAACCCACCGTGCCGCGGTGGAAGCCGTGCTCCAGCCGGTGCGCGAGCGCCTGGCAACCGAGAAGACCCTGAAGGCCGAACGCACCGCCGCGACCCGCGTCGACTTCTTCACCATGGTGCGGGGAGACAATTGA
- the phnF gene encoding phosphonate metabolism transcriptional regulator PhnF, whose amino-acid sequence MTRRAMLARGGGVTVWRQIAEAMEADIVGGGLPPGSRMPTEAALSERFGVNRHTVRQALKSLVEKGLVRVTQGSGTYVEAKPLTYPIGARTRFSEIVLGQAREPAGRLIGHRIGGATIAMADALGLSPEDPVVVIDSAHFADRVPISWAIIAFPLPRFAGVPEVYAATGSISAALAACGVPDYRRATTHVGAAIADATDVERLEVAAGRPILVVESLNVDRDGVPIQWARSHFSADRVRITVGS is encoded by the coding sequence ATGACGAGGCGAGCGATGCTGGCACGCGGCGGCGGTGTGACGGTCTGGCGGCAGATCGCCGAGGCGATGGAGGCCGATATTGTCGGTGGCGGGCTGCCGCCGGGGTCGCGCATGCCAACCGAGGCCGCGCTGTCGGAGCGGTTCGGCGTCAACCGGCATACCGTCCGACAGGCGTTGAAATCGCTGGTGGAGAAGGGGCTGGTGCGGGTGACGCAAGGCTCCGGCACCTATGTCGAGGCGAAACCCTTGACCTATCCGATCGGCGCGCGCACGCGCTTTTCCGAGATCGTGCTGGGCCAGGCGCGCGAACCGGCGGGCCGGTTGATCGGTCATCGGATCGGTGGCGCCACCATTGCAATGGCCGATGCGCTGGGGCTGTCGCCCGAGGATCCGGTCGTCGTCATCGACAGCGCCCATTTCGCCGATCGCGTGCCGATCTCCTGGGCCATCATCGCTTTTCCGCTGCCGCGTTTCGCCGGCGTGCCGGAGGTCTATGCCGCGACCGGTTCGATCTCGGCCGCGCTCGCCGCCTGCGGCGTGCCGGACTATCGCCGGGCGACCACCCATGTCGGCGCGGCGATTGCCGATGCGACCGATGTCGAACGGCTGGAAGTGGCGGCCGGCCGGCCGATCCTGGTGGTGGAAAGTCTCAACGTCGACCGCGACGGCGTGCCGATCCAATGGGCCCGGTCGCATTTCTCCGCCGACCGCGTGCGCATCACGGTCGGCAGTTGA
- the phnH gene encoding phosphonate C-P lyase system protein PhnH, with translation MAIALAYADPVHEAQQAFRAVMNALARPGTVQPVAGLAEAPAPLDPVAAAVLLALADFETSVFLDRPASTDDVRTYLTFHSGARLAQDPAQAAFAVIADPLALADLSSFALGTDAYPDRSTTLILQVPSLTEGRSFRLEGPGIKGSAKLTVTGLPADITARLAANHALFPRGVDLVLAAPTGVAALPRTTRISEA, from the coding sequence ATGGCCATCGCCCTGGCTTATGCCGATCCGGTGCACGAGGCACAGCAGGCCTTTCGCGCCGTGATGAACGCGCTTGCCCGGCCCGGCACGGTCCAGCCGGTCGCCGGCCTCGCCGAGGCGCCGGCTCCGCTTGATCCGGTTGCCGCCGCCGTGCTTCTGGCGCTGGCCGATTTCGAGACCTCGGTCTTCCTGGACCGGCCGGCGTCAACCGACGATGTCAGGACCTACCTGACCTTCCACAGCGGCGCCAGGCTGGCCCAGGACCCCGCGCAGGCCGCCTTCGCCGTCATCGCTGATCCGCTGGCTCTCGCCGACCTTTCGAGCTTCGCACTCGGCACCGATGCCTATCCGGATCGTTCGACCACCCTGATCCTGCAAGTGCCGAGCCTGACCGAAGGCCGCTCCTTCAGGCTCGAGGGTCCGGGCATCAAGGGTTCGGCCAAGCTGACGGTCACCGGCCTGCCCGCCGACATCACCGCGCGCCTGGCCGCAAACCACGCGCTGTTCCCGCGCGGCGTCGACCTGGTGCTGGCGGCCCCCACCGGCGTGGCCGCCCTGCCGCGCACCACCCGCATCAGCGAGGCCTGA
- the phnE gene encoding phosphonate ABC transporter, permease protein PhnE, with amino-acid sequence MASAVPRLPDQQLEPLARAYRQAVGAKRRQLILGLVLFGCATVLAGVVADVDLSKFITNLWRFSDYIGRIFILDNGPAAGRTVLADPAEWMWGLDKWLKLLAETLLIAYVGTVLGAMAGFILCFFSAENLTPNRWLRGAAKRFLEFCRTVPEIVFALIFVVSFGLGPVPGVLAIAIHTTGALGKLFAEVVENIDMKPVDGLTATGATWGQTVRFAVVPQVLSNFVSYALLRFEVNVRGAAVMGFVGAGGIGQDLIEAIRKFYYPDVSAILVLIILTVMIIDLGTERVRHALIGMENRP; translated from the coding sequence ATGGCGAGCGCCGTTCCACGCCTTCCCGATCAGCAGCTCGAGCCGCTGGCCCGCGCCTACCGGCAAGCGGTCGGCGCCAAGCGCCGACAGCTGATCCTGGGCCTTGTCCTGTTCGGCTGCGCCACCGTGCTGGCCGGCGTCGTGGCGGATGTCGACCTGTCGAAATTCATCACTAATCTCTGGCGCTTCTCCGACTATATCGGCCGCATCTTCATCCTCGATAATGGCCCGGCCGCCGGGCGCACGGTGCTGGCCGATCCGGCCGAATGGATGTGGGGGCTCGACAAGTGGCTGAAGCTGCTCGCCGAGACACTGCTGATCGCTTATGTCGGCACGGTGCTCGGCGCCATGGCCGGCTTCATACTGTGCTTCTTCTCGGCGGAAAATCTGACGCCGAACCGCTGGCTCCGCGGCGCCGCCAAACGCTTCCTGGAATTCTGCCGCACCGTCCCCGAGATCGTCTTCGCCCTGATCTTCGTGGTGTCCTTCGGCCTCGGCCCGGTGCCCGGCGTGCTCGCCATCGCCATTCATACCACCGGCGCGCTCGGCAAACTGTTCGCCGAAGTGGTCGAGAATATCGACATGAAACCGGTCGACGGCCTGACCGCGACCGGCGCCACCTGGGGCCAGACCGTGCGCTTCGCCGTGGTGCCGCAGGTCCTGTCGAATTTTGTCAGCTACGCGCTGCTGCGCTTCGAGGTGAATGTCCGCGGCGCCGCGGTCATGGGCTTTGTCGGCGCCGGCGGCATTGGCCAGGACCTGATCGAGGCGATCCGGAAATTCTACTATCCCGATGTCTCGGCGATCCTGGTGCTGATCATCCTGACCGTCATGATCATCGACCTCGGCACCGAGCGCGTCCGCCATGCGCTGATCGGCATGGAGAACCGGCCATGA